TACCGCTGACTTGTCCTAACAGCTTTAGAGATTGCTATAACTGTGGTTACAGAAGACTATCTCTAGAGGAATACCAAACTTTATTGAGTCTCGCCGGATATTAAATGATTGAAAATTTTCAGTAATCTCCACATCTTATCTCTTTTAACTCCGTTAAATTTACTAGTGATTTTATTTTTCCACCTCCTCACTGACTTTAAAAATAGTGAACTTCACTGAGTAATTGATTTTTAATAATACTTCATAATAGATGTGAATAAAAAACCTATATATTTACTCCGTAAATATATTGATATTTCTTGCTTGGGAATGCTTTATTTTAAATAGCTTTTTCTCAGCTTCAGACTCCTTATTTCAATACATTTTTTTGGTAAATATAATTCTTTATCACTACACATATCTCAAAATAATATGTGACGATATGAGCATCAAATTGTTAAAAAATAAATAAATCAATGCTTACTCTACAAAAACTATCATTAGCCTTAGCTGGAACAGCAATTGTTCTGATGGGAGCTAATCCAGCTGGTGCTGTTAGCCTAACAAAAGGAGGTTCTACACCTGTTGCAGGAGAAGGTCAATATACTAATATTCAAGGAGCTACAACTATCAACTTTAACGACGGTGTAGCACCTTCTTCTGGATTTGTTACTTACTCAGCAACGAATGGAATTGTAAAAGGGTCTGTAGATGGTCAATATGCTACTCCCTTTGGTGACACCAGCAATTATCTAACGATTTCCCCAAAAGGTGACAAAGTTAATGGTCAAGATTTTGCTGGAAACACTGGCGACGTAACTATTAAGTTTGCTCAGGCTCTTGATTATTATGGCTTCTACTGGGGGTCAATAGACACATATAACTTTGTGGATGTCTATAGCGGGGGTAATCTAGTTAAAACTTTTACTGGGGCAGATGTTCCTGGTGCGCCAGCCAATGGTACACAGAGTGGTAGTACAAATAATGTCTACGTTAATTTATTAGCAGATACTAGTAAAGGGGAGACTTTTGACAAGATAGTTTTGAGATCGACTGGTCGTGCATTTGAAACTGATAACCATAGCTACAGACAAGCTAGTGTTCCTGAATCTAGTACTACGTTGGGTTTACTAGTATTTGGTGCTATGAGTGTTGGATCATTTGTAAAACGGAAATCGAAGACAGTTTAAACTTTCTAAAAATTATAAATTTGGTTTTGAGATATCAAGCCCAGCAAAAATACTGGGTTTTATTTTGAGAACACATGAAAGAAAAGACGCAAAGGAAAACTTTGCGTCTTTTCGTAAAATTAGGAAAATTAGAAACTGAATGTGGTTCTCAGCGCACCAATCACAACATCATCGTTATTATCGTTATGATCTGGAGCTGTCAACCAAATAACTCCTGGAGTAATGGTGATATTATCACTCAGCTTGTATTGGTAGAACGCCTCAATATGATAAGAAGTATCGTCATCTTCATCCAGTGCTGCAACAGTAGAACTTGTTACTCTAGGTTCTACACCAGCGATGATACCAGCCAAGTTACCTTTTTTACCCAAATCGGGGAAGCCAAGGGTAACGGCATAGTTCCAAATTTCAACTTCTCCACGGCTTCCACTTAAGGTGCGGCTGTTTGTGTATCCAGCCCAACCACCCAAGACAAATTTCTCACTGATGCCGATAGATGCTTGGACACCATAAGAATTACTGGAAAATGCTACATCGTCCAACCCCTGAGATGCTGCCAAATCTACAAAAGTAGCTGCATTGCTACCAGTGAGTAATGGTTGTTTGTATGAATTGATGTAAGTTAAACCAACAGAAATGCGATCGCTTGGCGTAAAAGTTAGCTGACCTAACGCACCGTAAGCACCATCAAATAAACCATTCTTAGGTGTCGGGTTATTAGCTGTACCACTCAAATATCCTAAAGTTAATGCCAATTTATCACTGAACTCATGGGTTATTCCCAACCCTGCACCAGCCATCTGTCCATAAATTGGGTTGCGCGTGCCAAAGGTGGACAAAGCACCAAACGAACCATCACCATCGAATAGATTAACTGTCGTCGTCAGGTCATCTGCTGCACCTGCATTAGCGATCGCAATTACTTGTGTATTTTTCCCCAGAGGAAATTTGTACCAAAGTGCATCTATGAAAGCCTCATTGTTAGCATCTGCACCACTATTACCACTGGCGAAAAACAAGTTTCCTTCTGTAGTGTTAATGTTAGGGCTAACAATATTATTAGTTTGGACTCTGGTAAACAGCGTATCTTCTCCTGTGAAGCTGGTTACGAGTTCGATACGCGCCCGCACCCCAAGAGTTGTATTCTGATCTGTGATTTTTGCGCCATTAACATTGTCACCTGACAAAACATCACTGATGACTGCGACAACTTGCCCTTGTAGTTTCGTTGTGGTTGAGAACTGATTAGCTTCCAATTCCGTAGTACGTGCTTCTAATGCATCCACTCGTCCCCGCAATGTCGCTAGTTCTGCTGAAAATTCTTCTTGCAACTTTTGCAGTTGGGCTAAATCTTCTTTTCTTAAAAGTTCGCCAGTGGCTGTAGCAATTAGTTCGTTAACGCGATCAAGACAAGCATTCAACCCGGCAGCAAATTCATATCTCGTCATTGCGCGATTGCCGCGATAAGTGCCATTTGGGTATCCTGCAATGCAGCCATAACGCTCTACCAGCGATTGCAAAGCTTGAAATGCCCAATCTGTGGGTTGTACGTCCGACAACTGAGACACCGAGGTAACTTGCGCCATTACCTTGTCTTGAGAAATATTCTGAGTTTTTGTATCTGGATTGGCTACAACTTGAGGTTGATTAATTTCTGGTGTAGCTGATGTTTCTCCTGCAAATGCAGCAGCACTAACAAATAGCATTGCACCGTAAACTGCTGGGCTAGCCAGCAGATATTTCCACAATCTTTGCATTTTTTTCCTCACACCTATCTACAATTCACACCCACACTGCGCTTTTTTCAAGGCACTTTTCTTAAGAAAGTTTCTCAGTAATCTTATCAGAATTAAGCAAATATTTTCACAAAACAAGTCAAAAAATCCTAATTATTCAGGAATCGCATAATTGCAGACACAATCACTCTTGAATAATTCTGTTGTGAATCCTTATACAAGAAACTCCAGAAGAATATTATGTAAATTTTTGAGAATGAGAATTATTATAATATACAGTATAGAATAAGTCTCATTGTCAAAAAAATTTGCCAAAGGCAGAGCTAGCATCGTTTTAGAGGGAGAAACGGCGTGAGCCAAAATCGTATACGGCGTAAAACAGACAGGCAAAGACGAGGCATCTTGCCTCTAATTGCTCTACTGATGTTGTCAATAACTACTGGCTGTAATCAATCAAATACAAGTCAAAGAACAGCTTTTGAACAGTCGCAACAAGCACAGGAAGCTGCATCTACACCATCAGCGCAGCCAGAGAAAACTAAAGTAGTGACGACGTTTTTGCCAATGTATTTATTTACCAAGGCAGTAGCTGGTAATGTAGCTGACGTAGAAATTTTAGTACCTCCTGGTAGTGAAGTACACGAGTATCAAGCAACACCAGAAAATGTAAAAGCGATCGCTACTGCTAAGGTATTAGTAAAAAATGGTTTAGGGTTAGAACAATTTTTGCAAGATACCGTCAAAAATGCTCAAAATCCTAAATTAACTGAAATTGATGCAAGTAAAGGTATTAAACCTCTAAATGAAATTTCTCCTGTAGAACAAACAGCAAAAGAAGAAAAAGACCACGATTATGAAGCTGGTAATCCTCATGTTTGGCTAGATCCAGTGTTGGCAAAACAGCAAGTAACAAATATTAGAGATGGGTTAATTGCTGCTGACCCCGGGAATAAAGCTAGTTATGAGTCGAATGCTACCGCTTATATTAAAGAATTGGAAAACTTAAACAGCGAATATCAACAAACTTTGCAGAAGACTCCTACCTGTACCTTTGTGACCTTTCATGATGCATTTCCCTACTTAGCCCAACGTTATAAACTTAAGCAAGTTGCTGTGGTTGAAATTCCTGAAGATCAACTCTCTCCAGCAGATGTGCAAAATGCTGTAAATGCTGTAAAAAAGTATAAAGTTAAAGCCTTATTTAGCGAACCAGGAGTAGATAACAAATTGCTGAAAAGTCTCTCGCAAGACTTGAAATTAACTTTGCGTCCTCTAGATTCTCTGGAAAATGGCGAAACAGATCCGCAACATTATTTCAAGGCTATGAAAGCTAACTTGGAAACTCTGGAAGCTGCGTGTAAATAGGTTAATTATAAATAATGATTTATGAATTTTTGTTTGTCGATGATTAACGACCAAGGACTAATGACATCGCCTATTTTAAAAGTAGAGGGATTAACTGTCTACCAAGGCAGCTATCTAGCTGTTCGAGATGTTTCCTTTGAATTGTGGCCAGGAACAGACACAGCGATAGTTGGCCCTAACGGTGCAGGTAAAAGTACTTTAGTAAAAGCCGTTTTAGATTTGATACCTCGAAGTGCTGGTACGATTGAAATATTTGGCCGCCCAATTGTCAGGCTAGGAAATTTACGTCACCTGTTGGGCTATATGCCGCAAAACTTTATTTTTGACCGCAGCTTTCCTATTTCTGTCAGCGAATTAGTAGGACTAGGATGGGTAAGAACTCC
This region of Nostoc sp. UHCC 0302 genomic DNA includes:
- a CDS encoding PEP-CTERM sorting domain-containing protein, with the translated sequence MLTLQKLSLALAGTAIVLMGANPAGAVSLTKGGSTPVAGEGQYTNIQGATTINFNDGVAPSSGFVTYSATNGIVKGSVDGQYATPFGDTSNYLTISPKGDKVNGQDFAGNTGDVTIKFAQALDYYGFYWGSIDTYNFVDVYSGGNLVKTFTGADVPGAPANGTQSGSTNNVYVNLLADTSKGETFDKIVLRSTGRAFETDNHSYRQASVPESSTTLGLLVFGAMSVGSFVKRKSKTV
- a CDS encoding iron uptake porin, giving the protein MQRLWKYLLASPAVYGAMLFVSAAAFAGETSATPEINQPQVVANPDTKTQNISQDKVMAQVTSVSQLSDVQPTDWAFQALQSLVERYGCIAGYPNGTYRGNRAMTRYEFAAGLNACLDRVNELIATATGELLRKEDLAQLQKLQEEFSAELATLRGRVDALEARTTELEANQFSTTTKLQGQVVAVISDVLSGDNVNGAKITDQNTTLGVRARIELVTSFTGEDTLFTRVQTNNIVSPNINTTEGNLFFASGNSGADANNEAFIDALWYKFPLGKNTQVIAIANAGAADDLTTTVNLFDGDGSFGALSTFGTRNPIYGQMAGAGLGITHEFSDKLALTLGYLSGTANNPTPKNGLFDGAYGALGQLTFTPSDRISVGLTYINSYKQPLLTGSNAATFVDLAASQGLDDVAFSSNSYGVQASIGISEKFVLGGWAGYTNSRTLSGSRGEVEIWNYAVTLGFPDLGKKGNLAGIIAGVEPRVTSSTVAALDEDDDTSYHIEAFYQYKLSDNITITPGVIWLTAPDHNDNNDDVVIGALRTTFSF
- a CDS encoding metal ABC transporter substrate-binding protein; translation: MLSITTGCNQSNTSQRTAFEQSQQAQEAASTPSAQPEKTKVVTTFLPMYLFTKAVAGNVADVEILVPPGSEVHEYQATPENVKAIATAKVLVKNGLGLEQFLQDTVKNAQNPKLTEIDASKGIKPLNEISPVEQTAKEEKDHDYEAGNPHVWLDPVLAKQQVTNIRDGLIAADPGNKASYESNATAYIKELENLNSEYQQTLQKTPTCTFVTFHDAFPYLAQRYKLKQVAVVEIPEDQLSPADVQNAVNAVKKYKVKALFSEPGVDNKLLKSLSQDLKLTLRPLDSLENGETDPQHYFKAMKANLETLEAACK